One Diospyros lotus cultivar Yz01 chromosome 1, ASM1463336v1, whole genome shotgun sequence genomic window carries:
- the LOC127795689 gene encoding class V chitinase CHIT5-like — protein sequence MASRSFTSLLLLLSFSFCMFISSVAPSLLSAPPPLVPISSPPPSSVLPPPPARAIKAAYWPSTSGFPASSIDTSYFTHIYYAFVLPEPTTYKLNITPFDQQNIPGFMAGIQTRNPTVKALLSIGGAGNDKAVFSPMAAGDSTRTVFINSTIEVARKYGFDGVDLGWEFPANDEDMANLALLFQQWRQAIEIEANATGNCRLLLTSAVYYASKITLLGEPRKYPGEAIGKYLDWISPMCYDYHGSWANATGEHSALNDPFTNTSTRFGIRSWIRAGVPPENIVMGMPLYGRTWKLQDPSLHGIGAPAVGAGPGGGILGYSQILDFNTQNNATVEFDKVSASFYSYAGDSWIGYDDVGSVKLKVRFARKRSLGGYFFWAIGLDKEWTLPREASDAWGY from the exons ATGGCTAGCCGAAGCTTCAcatctctcctcctcctcctctccttctccttctgcATGTTCATCTCTTCAGTCGCTCCATCACTATTGTCGGCCCCTCCACCGTTGGTTCCGATTTCGTCCCCGCCGCCATCATCTGTTCTTCCTCCACCTCCGGCTCGGGCAATCAAAGCAGCTTACTGGCCGTCCACGAGTGGATTTCCGGCGTCTTCCATCGACACATCTTACTTCACTCATATCTACTACGCCTTCGTCCTGCCTGAACCCACGACCTACAAGCTCAACATCACGCCATTCGACCAACAAAACATCCCCGGCTTTATGGCCGGGATCCAAACCCGGAACCCAACCGTCAAGGCTCTACTATCCATAGGCGGAGCCGGTAACGACAAGGCTGTGTTCTCGCCAATGGCCGCAGGCGACTCAACCCGCACCGTGTTCATCAACTCCACCATCGAGGTCGCCCGAAAATATGGCTTCGACGGCGTCGACCTGGGCTGGGAGTTCCCGGCGAATGACGAAGACATGGCCAACCTTGCTTTGCTTTTCCAGCAATGGCGGCAAGCGATTGAAATCGAAGCCAACGCCACCGGGAACTGCCGGCTGCTCTTAACGTCGGCggtttattatgcttcaaagaTTACCCTTCTCGGTGAGCCTCGGAAGTATCCCGGCGAAGCTATCGGAAAATACTTGGATTGGATCAGCCCAATGTGCTATGATTATCACGGGTCGTGGGCCAACGCCACAGGCGAGCATTCGGCCTTGAATGACCCGTTTACTAATACTAGTACTCGCTTTGGGATTAGGTCATGGATCCGGGCCGGAGTGCCGCCCGAGAACATAGTCATGGGCATGCCCTTGTATGGCCGGACTTGGAAGCTCCAAGATCCGAGTTTGCATGGTATCGGGGCACCGGCGGTAGGGGCAGGACCTGGAGGCGGCATATTAGGTTATTCTCAGATTTTGGATTTTAACACTCAAAATAACGCAACCGTGGAATTTGACAAAGTGAGTGCTTCTTTCTACTCTTATGCTGGGGACTCATGGATCGGGTATGACGATGTGGGATCCGTGAAGTTGAAGGTCCGGTTTGCTAGGAAGCGGAGCTTGGGTGGATATTTCTTTTGGGCTATTGGACTGGATAAGGAGTGGACCCTCCCGAGAGAAG CTTCAGATGCATGGGGATATTGA
- the LOC127803443 gene encoding cytochrome b561, DM13 and DOMON domain-containing protein At5g54830, with the protein MARALLLCLGFFLFHWIPFCYSDPGRSCPKVNTSLLNFEPEFVMLQHQLRGVFEVIDNCSFRVSQFDMLPGSDVHWWGAVADDFDNLTSGFVISDMQLNRTYKNESFVVNLMSNVTWDKIRVVAVWDKPTASDFGHVLRDLGNGSESPAPSPSPGVGLGNSSVWVSMQPTMFENCKSLTENYRVRWTLNVEEGVIDIGLEAVAGSLNYMAFGWANASSGNNPMIGSDVTVTGIKDDGMPFADDFHITQYSECTTDKDGKVEGVCPDSMFEGSNINDSVNNTRLVYGHRKDGALFIRYQRPLKAGDKKYDLPVNHTDNMTVIWAMGLIKPPDSISHYYLPQNHGGKYGHLMLNVSQHVNDCLGPLDAEDKEDQDRVIADRNTPLIVSSGPALHYPDPPNPSRVIYINKKEAPVLRVERGVPVKFSIQAGHDVALYITSDPLGGNATLRNTSETIYAGGAEAEGVQASPTDLVWAPDRNTPDEVYYQSVFMPKMGWKVQVVDGGLSDMYNNSVLLDDQQVTLFWTLSKNLISFAARGEKKSGYLAIGFGSGMVNSFAYVGWIDDDGRGQVGTYWIDGKDASRIHRTHENLTYGRCKSENGIITLEFTRPLNPSCNGDEGPECKNTIDPKTVLKVVWAMGARWTESHLSERNMHSVTSSRPIRVHLMRGSAEAEEDLRPVLAVHGFMMFLAWGILLPGGILAARYLKHVKGDGWFQLHVYLQYSGLAIVLIGFLFAVAELQGLHFESLHVKFGMIAIALACIQPLNAYVRPKKPANGEEVSSQRLLWEYIHMIIGRSAIVVGIAALITGMKHLGDRYGDENVHGLNWALIAWCLIGALTVVYLEYRERMRRRDRLFGGSNWVLGNSDEDEDTDLLSPSRQIVRKESASSGRMEVQLEPLSR; encoded by the coding sequence ATGGCGAGAGCTCTTCTACTCTGCCTAGGGTTTTTCCTCTTCCATTGGATTCCGTTCTGTTATTCGGATCCGGGTCGAAGTTGCCCCAAAGTCAACACTTCTCTGCTCAATTTCGAACCTGAGTTCGTGATGCTGCAGCACCAACTCAGAGGGGTCTTTGAGGTGATCGATAATTGTTCGTTTAGGGTTAGCCAATTTGACATGCTCCCGGGATCCGACGTTCACTGGTGGGGTGCCGTCGCTGACGATTTTGATAATTTGACATCGGGGTTTGTGATATCTGATATGCAACTCAACAGAACTTACAAAAACGAGAGCTTTGTTGTGAATTTGATGAGTAACGTGACTTGGGACAAGATCCGGGTGGTTGCCGTTTGGGATAAACCCACGGCTTCTGATTTTGGCCATGTGTTGAGAGATTTGGGAAATGGGTCGGAGAGTCCGGCCCCATCTCCTTCTCCCGGTGTTGGCTTGGGCAACTCGAGTGTTTGGGTTAGCATGCAGCCAACGATGTTCGAGAATTGTAAGTCTTTGACAGAAAATTATAGGGTTCGGTGGACACTGAATGTGGAGGAGGGTGTGATTGATATTGGCTTGGAGGCAGTCGCAGGCAGTCTGAATTACATGGCATTTGGATGGGCAAATGCCAGTTCAGGAAATAACCCAATGATTGGTTCTGATGTAACTGTGACGGGGATTAAGGATGACGGCATGCCATTTGCTGATGATTTCCATATTACCCAATATAGTGAGTGCACAACGGACAAGGATGGTAAAGTTGAGGGTGTGTGTCCAGACTCAATGTTTGAAGGGTCTAACATTAATGATTCAGTGAACAACACAAGGCTGGTTTATGGGCACAGGAAAGATGGGGCGTTGTTTATTCGGTATCAAAGGCCATTGAAAGCAGGTGATAAGAAATATGATTTGCCAGTCAATCATACAGATAACATGACTGTGATTTGGGCTATGGGTTTGATAAAGCCACCTGATAGTATTAGCCATTATTATCTTCCCCAAAATCATGGTGGGAAATATGGGCATTTGATGCTTAATGTTTCACAGCACGTGAATGATTGCTTGGGACCTTTGGATGCTGAAGATAAGGAGGACCAAGATCGTGTCATTGCAGATAGAAATACACCACTTATTGTCTCTTCGGGCCCTGCTTTGCATTATCCAGATCCGCCAAATCCTTCTAGAGTTATTTACATTAACAAGAAAGAAGCTCCTGTCTTGAGGGTAGAAAGGGGGGTTCCTGTGAAGTTCTCAATACAAGCTGGTCATGATGTTGCATTATATATTACTTCTGATCCACTTGGTGGGAATGCAACTTTGAGAAATACGTCTGAGACTATTTATGCAGGGGGAGCAGAAGCTGAAGGAGTCCAAGCCAGTCCTACGGACTTAGTTTGGGCACCTGATAGAAACACCCCCGATGAAGTTTACTATCAGTCAGTATTCATGCCAAAAATGGGCTGGAAAGTTCAAGTGGTTGATGGAGGTTTGTCAGATATGTATAATAACAGTGTTCTTTTGGATGATCAGCAAGTTACTTTATTTTGGACGctctcaaaaaatttaatatctttTGCGGCTCGGGGTGAGAAAAAAAGTGGTTATCTTGCAATAGGTTTTGGTAGTGGGATGGTAAATAGTTTTGCTTATGTGGGCTGGATTGATGATGATGGCAGAGGGCAGGTTGGTACCTACTGGATTGATGGGAAGGACGCCTCAAGAATACATCGGACACATGAGAATTTGACATACGGAAGATGTAAATCGGAAAATGGTATTATCACTTTGGAGTTTACCCGTCCCTTGAATCCATCATGCAATGGGGATGAGGGGCCAGAGTGTAAGAATACTATTGATCCAAAGACTGTTCTAAAAGTTGTCTGGGCTATGGGTGCTCGATGGACGGAGAGCCATTTAAGTGAGAGAAATATGCATTCAGTGACAAGCAGTAGGCCTATTAGGGTGCACCTCATGCGTGGATCAGCAGAGGCAGAGGAGGATTTACGTCCTGTATTAGCTGTACATGGGTTCATGATGTTTCTTGCTTGGGGAATTTTGCTTCCAGGTGGAATACTGGCAGCTAGGTACCTAAAACATGTCAAGGGCGATGGATGGTTCCAGCTTCACGTTTACTTGCAGTACTCAGGATTGGCTATTGTCCTGATTGGCTTTCTTTTTGCTGTAGCTGAGCTTCAGGGTCTCCATTTTGAATCACTACATGTGAAGTTTGGAATGATTGCTATTGCTTTGGCTTGTATACAACCACTGAATGCGTATGTGAGACCCAAAAAGCCTGCTAATGGAGAGGAGGTTTCCTCTCAAAGGCTTCTTTGGGAGTATATTCATATGATCATTGGCAGGTCTGCTATTGTTGTTGGGATTGCAGCCCTTATCACTGGAATGAAACATTTAGGAGATAGATATGGTGATGAAAATGTTCATGGACTCAATTGGGCTTTGATAGCTTGGTGCTTGATTGGTGCTTTGACAGTAGTGTATTTGGAGTATCGTGAAAGAATGCGAAGGAGAGATAGACTGTTTGGAGGAAGCAATTGGGTGCTGGGAAACAGTGACGAGGATGAGGATACTGATTTACTGTCCCCAAGTCGGCAAATTGTGAGAAAAGAGTCTGCTTCATCCGGAAGAATGGAAGTTCAGCTCGAACCTTTGAGCAGATAG
- the LOC127803449 gene encoding probable CCR4-associated factor 1 homolog 7 yields the protein MMSVSLKDDSIEIREVWNHNLEQEFALIREIVDQFPYIAMDTEFPGVVLRPVGAFKNINEYNYQTLKDNVDMLKLIQLGLTFSDENGNLPTCGSDKYCIWQFNFREFNVSEDIFANDSIELLKQSGIDFKKNNEMGIDANRFGELLMSSGVVLNNDVQWVTFHSGYDFGYLLKVLTCRTLPDSQTEFFDLIKVYFPMMYDIKHLMKFCNNLHGGLNKLAELLEVERVGICHQAGSDSLLTSCAFKKLKDNFFNGSTEKYAGVLYGLGADGSENK from the coding sequence ATGATGTCGGTGTCGCTGAAAGACGATTCCATCGAGATTCGAGAAGTATGGAACCACAATCTTGAACAAGAGTTCGCTTTGATCCGTGAAATCGTGGATCAGTTTCCCTATATTGCGATGGATACCGAGTTTCCAGGTGTTGTTCTTCGACCGGTGGGGGCCTTCAAGAACATAAACGAATATAACTATCAGACGTTGAAGGACAATGTTGATATGTTGAAGTTAATTCAGTTGGGACTCACTTTTTCTGATGAAAATGGAAATTTACCCACTTGCGGGAGTGATAAGTACTGCATTTGGCAGTTCAATTTTCGCGAATTTAATGTCAGTGAAGATATTTTCGCCAACGATTCCATCGAGCTGTTGAAGCAAAGTGGCATTGATTTTAAGAAGAACAACGAGATGGGAATTGATGCCAATCGGTTTGGGGAGCTTTTGATGTCTTCGGGGGTTGTTTTGAACAATGATGTGCAATGGGTGACTTTTCACAGTGGGTACGATTTTGGATATTTGCTTAAGGTGTTGACTTGCAGGACTTTGCCCGACTCGCAGACGGAGTTCTTTGATCTGATCAAGGTGTATTTCCCAATGATGTATGATATCAAACACTTGATGAAGTTCTGCAATAACCTCCATGGTGGCTTGAACAAGCTAGCCGAGCTTTTGGAAGTTGAGAGGGTTGGTATTTGTCACCAAGCTGGATCAGATAGTTTACTTACTTCTTGTGCCTTCAAGAAGTTGAAAGACAATTTCTTTAATGGCTCCACAGAGAAATATGCAGGCGTGCTTTATGGTCTTGGCGCAGATGGATCTGAAAATAAATGA
- the LOC127793378 gene encoding protein NRT1/ PTR FAMILY 7.1-like, with protein sequence MANMKNLVCYGKVLWRIPSMATRIAMEDACNLSREITVTEEYDGSGDSGAMKRNINENGENMSWLFGEDCISRKSSGGWRAASLLLANQGLATLAFFGVGVNLVLFLTRVLGQDNATEANSVSNWTGTVYMCSLVGAFLSDSYWGRYLTCGVFQLIFLMGLLLLSFSSWHYLIHPKGCGDKEQLCVPTSSVGIALFYISIYSVAFGYGGHQPTLATLGADQFDDTDEKQNNSRGVFFSYFYFALNVGSLFSDTILAYQEDSGKWTIGFVVSSCSAVLALVLFLMGTPTYQYVKPCGNPWMRIAQVFIAAARKWDVIEADEDDLYEGEGLESVIKGSRKILHSDNFRLLDKAATMSEEDLHGPRDPWRLCTVTQVEEAKCILKMLPIWLCTIIYSVVFTQMSSLFVEQGAMMNPNIGNFEIPAASMSVFDICSVLAFTYIYCHVLVPLAGRISRNPKGLTELQRMGTGLIIGMLAIVAAGITEIERLKRVIPNQPTRSLSIFWQVPQYVLVGASEVFMYVGQLEFFNAQAPDGMKSFGSSLCMASMSLGNYASSFIVMMVKKFTARGSSPGWIPDDLNTGHIDRFYFLIAGLVAVNFVVYVFCAKRYKCINAKEGEERSKVHAEGEAEEDELAN encoded by the exons ATGGCTAATATGAAGAACCTTGTTTGTTATGGTAAGGTTCTGTGGAGGATACCTTCAATGGCTACAAGGATTGCTATGGAGGACGCCTGCAATCTCAGCAGGGAGATTACG GTTACAGAAGAATATGATGGCTCTGGAGATTCAGGAGCCATGAAGAGAAACATAAATGAGAACGGAGAAAATATGAGTTGGCTCTTTGGTGAAGATTGCATCTCTAGAAAGAGCTCAGGTGGATGGAGAGCAGCAAGTCTCCTGCTTG CTAATCAAGGGCTTGCAACATTGGCTTTCTTTGGTGTCGGTGTGAACTTAGTCTTGTTCTTAACAAGAGTCCTTGGTCAAGACAATGCCACTGAAGCTAATAGCGTCAGCAACTGGACAGGAACAGTTTACATGTGTTCATTGGTTGGAGCATTTCTCAGTGATTCATATTGGGGCCGCTACTTAACCTGTGGGGTCTTtcagctaatttttttaatg GGCTTGCTGTTGTTATCATTCTCATCTTGGCATTATCTGATCCATCCAAAGGGTTGTGGTGATAAGGAACAGCTATGCGTGCCCACTTCTTCAGTTGGGATTGCTTTATTTTACATATCCATTTACTCTGTGGCCTTTGGATACGGTGGACACCAACCTACATTAGCCACCTTAGGAGCTGACCAGTTTGATGACACTGACGAGAAGCAGAATAATTCAAGAGGGGTTTTCTTCAGCTATTTTTACTTTGCACTGAACGTGGGATCTCTTTTTTCTGACACCATTCTGGCATACCAAGAGGATTCTGGTAAATGGACTATTGGGTTTGTGGTATCCTCTTGCTCTGCGGTGCTTGCCCTAGTGTTATTTTTGATGGGCACACCTACGTATCAGTATGTCAAACCATGTGGTAATCCATGGATGCGCATAGCTCAGGTATTCATTGCTGCAGCCAGGAAATGGGATGTCATTGAAGCGGATGAGGATGACTTATATGAAGGAGAAGGACTAGAATCCGTGATTAAAGGGAGTCGGAAGATTCTCCACAGTGACAACTTTAG GTTACTGGATAAGGCAGCAACAATGAGTGAGGAAGATTTACATGGCCCGAGGGATCCCTGGAGGCTTTGTACTGTGACTCAAGTCGAGGAAGCCAAGTGCATTCTAAAAATGCTACCCATTTGGCTATGCACCATTATTTACTCTGTTGTCTTCACACAAATGTCCTCCCTCTTTGTGGAGCAAGGAGCTATGATGAATCCAAACATTGGAAACTTCGAAATACCAGCAGCTAGCATGTCTGTGTTTGACATCTGCAGTGTCCTTGCTTTCACTTACATTTATTGCCACGTTCTTGTGCCATTGGCTGGACGGATTAGCAGAAATCCCAAGGGTCTAACAGAGCTTCAAAGGATGGGCACCGGGCTCATAATTGGAATGCTAGCCATTGTTGCAGCTGGCATCACAGAGATTGAACGGCTCAAAAGAGTGATCCCCAACCAACCTACAAGGTCCCTAAGCATATTTTGGCAAGTCCCACAATATGTTCTTGTCGGCGCCTCAGAGGTTTTCATGTATGTTGGCCAGCTGGAGTTCTTCAATGCACAAGCACCGGATGGAATGAAAAGCTTCGGAAGCTCATTATGCATGGCTTCCATGTCTCTTGGCAATTATGCCAGCAGCTTTATTGTTATGATGGTGAAGAAATTCACTGCTAGAGGAAGCAGCCCTGGTTGGATCCCGGATGACCTAAACACCGGGCACATCGACAGATTTTACTTCCTTATTGCGGGCTTAGTGGCTGTTAATTTTGTGGTCTATGTATTTTGTGCTAAACGATACAAGTGCATCAACGCCAAGGAGGGAGAAGAAAGATCAAAAGTCCATGCTGAGGGTGAAGCAGAGGAAGATGAGCTTGCAAATTAG